The sequence below is a genomic window from Wyeomyia smithii strain HCP4-BCI-WySm-NY-G18 chromosome 1, ASM2978416v1, whole genome shotgun sequence.
CACTTTTTAGGGTTCCACTTCGCATGAATGTGTACTACACCTTTCTCGGCTTTCGGGTGGTAAACACCTGTAGTTTGCACAAATTTTCTCGCACGTAACACGTTTacacaaatttgaataaaaaaaatgacggcCGACTCGTTAATGAGCATGACAGCTTTGTTGTCGAAACTCGGTCACGAGTAAAATTCATGCCGAGATatcagtaatgtttttgctgttCTCGGCATCAACAATGTTGAACGATCAATTCAGCCAAAAATACAcagacgagattcgtcaagcgTAGTTTTTTCGgcgaagtctcggcaaaatgatctgaTGACCCGGCATTTTCTTTGCTGAAATATCGGTTGAATCCCAATTTGCCGAGTATACTCGAATTTTTTTAACGGATCTCGAAATCCAGTTTAGGGAGTGTAAGTCACATCTTAACAGTTTATGAATTTTATATTATAGGAAAATTAagaactcaccatgggtgcgtattctgcagaacgtTCGATTtcatactgtttttgccgcaccccagagcgatgagaacagTAGAGCAATTCTCAAATGTTCGCTgggcaatttattttattaatctTGCGTGTACGGATGAGCTATTTACAACAGTTTTATTGGGCTTCTGCTTCGCCAAATTAGGAACGTTTATTCGCCACAGAAACTCTAACTTTGCGgcctctctctacagcagatagTGTGAGGCACATTGAATGTGAGCTCACAGTTGTTAAAAGGGGAGAaaattgttttctctttaagatcAAGATGAGCACCCAGCATGCCTTTTAAAGACAAGAGAATTTTAAGTACAAATGATGGGAAAATGATCAGTACTAGAAGATTAACCGAACGAATGACCTGTGTTCAATCCACATCacgaataaaaaattaaaaatataaatgaagAATTCAAATCACACTACAGCAAACTCACTGTATGTAGAAGTCATGAAGCCCACAACCAAAAACTGGAATTCCTAACATTTAATAACTTCAATTTCAAAATCCAGAATCTACAATATTCTGAAACTCAAAAAATTGGATATTGATAGCAAGCGGATTTAGTATGGTTCAGAAAATAAGAAGCTAAGTAAACTTGAACAAATTGAGACCAACAAGAACCCGATTTGTGTTCTAATGGTAAACCATTTATTCTTATGCTAATAATCTATTAAAACTCTGGTGAGAGCATCGTTCATCAGAAATGCAAAATGTGAATAATACACCTAGTGATTACGGTAATCTTTTGCAACAAGAAGTGTTATTCAAATTTGCCACTAACTTCTGGGGTCGCGCTTCCTGTTCGAAGCGCGCTAAAGCAGTCTACACAGCGTCAGTTTTTCACACGGTGTACACATTCCACATGTTTGAGCTGCGCTCCATGTATAACCGGCTCTGGCAGGGGACTGACCAGTAACGAGGGGGTAATGCAAAAGCTGCACTAGTATTTATATAATGGTCAGAATCATGCTTGCTAAAGATTTCTACTACACCGTACACTATGAAGGCAGTTCTCTGACGCAGCAGGCGACTATTGTCGGGCCAGAAATGACACCCACCTGGACACGGCCAATCAACGCCTGCCGTGCGTTGGAATTCGCCAGTTAGGtacctactgctgctgctgttcgaGGAAGTCTTCAACCTCCATCAAAACTCGACGCTTGCTTAGTATATTATAATATAAATGCTACAATCACTCCGGCGGcggcgcacagtgcgttgaatgtatgagAACCcgagacaaaaatcaaaacagccattcgagtatttttttttcaattgatgtgacacgaaaaatgtttagtaccgatgagagctactatttgcacAATTGACGAATGTCAAATTCGTCatcgcaaaaatgtctcaaacgtcatttttttttgtacagaagcatagaatgataattttccaataatattatttatttcgagataaaaggcttgaaaagcatattaaaataatttctaggctatgaaaaagtgacctaaacgcCATCACATTCAGTTTTTATGATTATTTCTATTTAATTCTCTTCTTTTAATTATGTTTATTTACGGTTTACTGTTGCAAAACATCTAGACATTGTTGATCCAGGaatcttttatgtgttttgcCTATAAATTACGTGTTATACATAGAAGTAAGGGAAATAATAACGACAATGTTCTCACTCTTGGTTCCAGAGGTATCATTTGCAAACGCGAATTTcggttgaaagagcaaacttgagctATGGCAATCACTTCCAAAGCTTGAAGGACATTCCAAATAAgaggaaaaagtgaaattcagagaggTACTTTGTGGTACTTTTTTTGgcaatcgattttaaatcgaaagtgtcttttttctctaagcataaaTAAACATGACTAAGAAGCCTTAAACTTCCAAACGCACTACGTTATGTCTCATTAGTAACATGTGAAATGCAGTAGTTACATGCCTCTACCGTTTCCATTTCGATTTTAACATGAAAAGATATAaagtatattaaaaaattaattggaaaactaagaaatttttttaaaaataacgtgTCACTCGAATAGTTGAAACCACTTCGCTGTAGATGCGTGCCATAATCGTCTTAGTGAACTTGGGAGATTAATAATATCATCACAGTATgtctcaaacatgtataaaacataCCAGCATATAGAGTTGGTTCAATaagaaattcacttttttgatttttgtctatggaacgttgCACTGTGCGGCGCTAAGAAAGGCACCACAGATCGATTCAAGTCGTTCGTTGCGCATGCGATTATAGGTTATGTAAATACTATACTCGACTGACTGAGGACTTAGACGTGGATGTGTATATAGATTGGAATCACATTAACCGACTTCTATCAAACCTGAAGGGAACCGGTTTTGTTGGAGGGAAACAGCTGGACGCTGTCAAACTGATTGCGGGACCCACAACCTTCCATTCCTTACTACCAAGGTGACAATGAACTTGTACAGACCCACACTGCATCAAACCATTTCATCGTGGACTAATCGACTTTAACCCGACTGAAAATCCTCGCCCTACCGATCCGAAACTCTTCCGTGCCCCCTCGTTTTTTTCCTTCCCTCTTGTATTTTCAGAGTATCGTAAGAAGCATCCAAACCATCGTCATCCAGTTGTGTACTACCGGAAACCACCGAGAAAACCACCACCACTTCCTGTACGGGCTGGCGGTATTAAGAAACCGTTACGGCCTGCAGCGCCCCTGTTACCGTACAAGGTCAGCCGTCCCAAGGCACTACTGGAACCAAAGCCATCCCGTCATAGACGAACTCAGCGACCCGCTCCATTAATCACTCATCGTACTCATGATTCCCGCGTCCCGTGGATGAAGGCCGCTGATAATCCTGCAGCAGATGTTGTTCCCGTGTATATAGTGAATAGTGATTTACACCTGCGatagtcagagtatatgtataGTTACCTGTAAATAGTGATTGTTTAGATCGTTGAACAAAAATAGAACTATAGAAACGTGAAGTACAAAGATTAAAAGCAAACAAGTGTGTTTAAAGTTTAAAAGTGTCTAGCGCTAAGCAGTCCGAAATAGTCCGTCAACTAAagcttcattttatttgttgtaatttttttattacgaTTCAAAAGAATTTGTACGAACTAGCATTTATCTTGAATTAAACATCTCCATTGATTCTGGCAAACAGAAAGGCGATCTGTGAGTTGAGTGAAAGTTGAAATTTGtatgcagttttttattcattgtTTCGTTAATTTGTTACTGCCGTTTCGTCCTTTTCTGCAGATATAGTCATAGCGCAGACAAACAgtcgtgccactcgatgacgaattcatcgaccagaaatataacgataattttgaaatttggcCTAGTGGGCAATAAttccgctagtgtcgctataagcaagcgtgcacatttattatcaaagacaaaaaccatcagtaaGGCCGCTTGTATTGATtcaagcaagcgtgcacacccattagcaaagacaaaaaccgtttgacaaaaataagttagtaggcaataagctcacatggtggcgcatgagtgtaacgtttcgaataaggacgaagattacTACCACAAAAGAtgaaaataatggtcgcagtggtccaaatcttaccaAAAAGAGGACGTAGATTGTTCAGGATTCtcgttcgaagaggcacgtctgtttgtctgtggtcaTGGGCAAAGTATCTACCAAATGTTATAAAACAAGATGGATTGTTTTTTCTAGGAGTAGTAGGGTTAACATGTGCATGTAGGGTAAACGATTCCTTTTGTtcggaaatataaaaaaaaatcaaattgctACGAACACCTTATACAACTTTACGGGACGacgaaaatatttcaattgTTTCTGTAAAATTTGCATCACAAAACGGAATCAgttcgttattttttttctattgttgaaactttttcctaattttctcGTAGTCAATTTATTATGGTGATGAAaatcacatttaaaaaaaagtcttaTTCATTTTAGCTAAAAATGCGAAACTTGGGTATTTATACTTCAATGTTGAGACAGGACCATTCTGTTTATTGGACAAAGATTTTGCAGCCACCTATTAGTATACAGGACTATTGCGAGCACAGTGCTGCGATACTATTGATACTTACAAACCTCTCCCGAGCCGGCATTTGAatttacgacgactggcttgttagatcaGCATTACACCTTGAGACCAGCTAGGGGCAATATactattagcatttaaaattcatCTTTCTCAATGTTACATgcttataaatttttttaagaATGCACCTCCTGAGTCctgagaaaaaaatacaatcTGAGGTTGAAATAACGTTAAAAAATGAAAGTTGTGGAAATAAACGGCTAGGTAGCCAATAGTtgaactgattgctgcaaatgGAAAACGATCTAATTTTCACGTTGAAAGAAATTTGGCATGTTTGTCATAAATTAAAAACACAGGGTTAGTGCCAAAAAGAGATTAAAAAAATATCGCCGCCCTCAGAAATTCAATAACATATTGGTGCCCTTCTAATAATGCCTATACCTATACCAGAGTTAAAAAGGCAAAACCGTTCacagaaattgaaaattattagaTCACTGACAAAGTtttattataaacactttttacaaGGTATAAGCGTGTGAAAAAGAATAAGAAATCGTTTACGAAGAAACTATACATAATTAAATTTTGGCTcttgaaaaattcattttgacaaatggtcggcgtgcagccaaaccgaattaagggccaaaaacattatttcgagtattCAGCGTTGAAGGTTCaaccaccccgtatgttttCTGCAAGTTGCTACAGAGATTTTTCTGATAATATCACAACAACAACTTTCTCACAATAATGTCTGCTGGACTGGAATGCTCTAGTAACCACAATTTTAAATTGACTCAAGAGAAGTTTCAAGATAAAATTGTATCTTTAAATGCCAGTCTTTTTCCGTATAACTATGGATTGCGAGTCGTTCGAATGTTTGGATGAGATTAAAATTAGGTACCCTGATTGCAATTTGTTAAAATTGTTCTAGACGTACAGCTTTTAGAATCATGAAAAACGCAATTCAACGTTATGAAAAAGGCAGTCCATTATGtctttttcactagaaaacttcACTAGTTCTGCGGAATTGCGATTTTGATAGCTGGCAAATAATTAGATAGACGCAATACAGGCGCCAACAACTTCCATCGATTGGAATTCCAAGCATCACAGCTTAGTAgcacaaaatgaaatgaaagcTTTTTGTGTGCCCACTGTTGAAGGTCACGTTCATAAACGACGTgaatattttttgctcaatttcttTAAGCCCATGATGCTCTTGTactttgaaattttcatttcgatcattaaaataaaaagtcgaactaattagTCAAAAACAGAAGCAGTACAAAAGAGGCGTTACCTTTAAAAAATGCATTTCGAACAAATTTTGGATGCTCGTTGTTCTAAAACATAGCTCCAGAGttgcagtgcgtcttgaactgtcctacagatcagacgttttttcggttgcttgtggactggtctttgactgcctatagcttcaaagtttgtgttttgtcagtgtgtcttttaaagactacctgaaagttatttcccatcagtctttctcaagactacctacttttgaatttaacatttgttttaacttttttcgtatcacctgaaatggctggacggaaaaagaaacctcgcatcgctgcggggaggaaaagagaggcatctctttctgacacatcgagtgtctgtagtgacaatccttttgatattttgcctgagcaagaagctggtgaaatggaagttaccaataatgaaactatacaaaatataaaatctttaaaaaaggagaaagttccacctattgtggtaactatttcttctgaatttaatatattcaaaaaggaactttcaacgtttgtttctgacgttaaagttacctatcaaattggccgtagaggtgaatgccgcttattagccgactcagtaaagggtcgtgatcgtcttgttcagtatttaactgacaagatgtacaaattttttacatatgacaccaagaacgccaaggcgttcaaggttgtcttgaaaggtctcaccaacgatcaaaccgttgatgatatcaaacttactttaacagaattacttggcatagcccctacccaagtaattctaatgaaacaaaaatcacgaggcgaaaacagtcagagaactggaatttcccttgttaattatttaattcattttaaccgcaatgaggttaacaacttaaaattttttgaaaaagcacatgctttgtataatgtgcgtgtaaagtgggaaacttataggaagtatggcggaggtgaaaagcatatcacccaatgccgtacttgccaacgttatggccatggttccaaattctgtaacatggaccaaaaatgtcttaattgtggagactcttctcacaaaaaggacacatgtcctgtgaaagagagtaaaaattttcgctgtgcgaattgtaacggcaaccatatgtcaaatttttatcaatgcccagtccgtttagcaattgttaaggcaaggcaaggtaaacaaaattcaatttctcaattaaaaccaacttcaaaacaaaattctccaagcgtaccagtgacgcatagtttacctactcctttgcatacccgtttaacttatgcacaggttacaggtagttcgaacattataccgcctagtgttggtagttcgaaaatgaccgttaatatgggtaagcaaaacacgctagaaaataattgtacacctattactccagctaatattgctgccgaaaatattttttctaatgtcaactgcctggggcctattacggcaggcaaactttcttttttgcaacaggcaatgttcgatcttatgaacgccatgttgcaggcaaaatcaatgtttgaagccattcaaataggcacaaattttactattaaaattgtttctaatttaaaatttagcaatgattttaaataaaacaattaaaatattaaattggaatgctcgctcattgaaggccaatgagaatgagctttttaactttttaacagtaaataatgtgcatattgcaattattactaaaacatttttgaaacctaacataaaattaaaatatgatcccaattacgtggttcatagatatgataggattcagggttccggcggtggagttgcaattgttattcatcgccgaatcaaacatcgtgctcttccccatcttgagacgaaagttattgaaacttttggaattgaagttcaaactgaacttgggattttatttattgccgcagcatatttaccattccaatgcacacgcgagctcaaaaattattttaaaggtgatttacaaaaactcaccagaaatcgttcgaaatttttcataatcggcgattttaacgctaaacatcgttcatggaataattctcaaagtaattccaatggcaaaattttattcaatgattgttcttcaggatactattctattttgtctccgaatagtcctacatgcttttcttctgtaagaaacccttcaacaattgatttggtgctgacagatcaaagtcatgtatgtagtgatttgatcacacatgctgactttgattctgaccatcttccaataactttttctttatcacatgaatcagttttaaaccctatgagctctgtttttaattataacaaagctaattgggaaagatacaaaaattatattgagagaaatttcaataatgagcttgatttgcaaaacgaagtgaatattgattccgctttggaagcattaaaatgtgcaattgttgatgccaggaattattctgtaccaaaggctcaagtgaaatttgattcaccaataattgacgaaaatcttcaacttctaattcgtttgaaaaatgtccgcagacgtcaatatcaacgttctcgtgaccctgtttttaaaactatttataaagatttacagaaagagattaaacatagatttactcttctgagaaatcaaaattttgagactaaagttgaaaaattgaaaccatattcaaaaccattttggaagctgtcgaagattcttaagaaacctccaaagcctattccagttttaaaagatggtgaacgttttcttgtatccaatgaacaaaaggctcaaagacttgctcagcagtttgagagtgttcataactcaaatttgaattttgtgagtccaattgaaaatgaagtcacacgtcaatttgatttaatttcttcccagaattttttacctgcagaaataattgaaactaacttgaatgagattaaatcaattattaaaaatttcaaaaatatgaaagcacctggtgacgatggaatctttaatatactaatcaaacatctccctgagagcacaatggattttttagtgaaaattttcaattgctgcttcaaaattgcatattttcccaaattatggaaaaatgcaaaaattactcccattttaaaaccggataagaacccagctgaagtttcaagttatcgaccaatcagtttgctttcttcaataagtaaactgtttgagagagttattcttaacagaatgatgtcacacatcaacgaaaattcaatttttgcaaatgaacagtttggatttcgccatgggcattccacaactcatcaattgctcagagttactaatatgatacgagctaacaaatctgaaggttattccactggagctgctcttttagacatagaaaaagcattcgacagtgtttggcataaaggtttgattgcgaaattgcaaacttttaattttccaattttcctaatcaaaattttaaaaaattatcttactgatcgaactctgcaggttgtctatcagaattgaaaatctgatagatttcctgtcagagcaggtgtgcctcaaggttcagtcttgggtccagtcctgtacaacatattcacttcagatcttcctgatttgcctccaggatgcacaaagtcattgttctgcgatgacacaagcatttccgtaaaaggaaaaagtcttcgtgtcatatgcagtcgattgcagaaaagtttagatattttttcttcctacttgcaaaagtggaaaatctctcccaatgcttctaaaactcaaatgataatttttccgcataagcctagggcttctttcctcaagccaaacaataatcacgttgtcaagatgaatggggttattttaagttggtccgacaaggttaagtacttgggactaatttatgataaaaaacttattttcaaagagcacattgagagtatacaagccaagtgcatcaaatatacgagatgtttatatcctctcattaacaggaattctaaactttgtttaaagaacaaacttttgatttacaaacaaattgttagaccagcaatgctttatgctgtaccgatctggtcaagttgctgttcaacaaggaaggaaacgctccaaaggattcagaataaaattctgaaaatgattttgaagcgtcctccttggtttggtacactcgaattacatagacttactggtgttgaaccattagaagctatgtcaaataaaattattaacaattttcgacaaaaatcgttgcaatcctcaattgctacgataagctctctttatagccaataagttagcaattaagttagttgtaagtttacttccccttttctgacaagtaggtttaaatccctacgaatgataagtcctaattgcgaaagcaaacaaatcctaacaattaaaattacaaatttctaacagtgttgagaagtcaccatttgtgattggacacacatactcattatttactaatatttatcataaatacttaagctactaacaaatccccaaaaaaaaaaaaaaaaaaaaatagctccAGAGTTACTTTAGAAGTTGCAACATTTATTCAATATGGAAGGTTTTACTGAGTAGGTTTTTATCACTTAAATTTCATCCGTTTTTCCATGCCCATTGATAATGGAATCGTAAATGTTCTAATAGtaaaaaatccagagtttgcaaatttgtgaaaatgtataTCAAAGAAGTGATTATAAGTTTGTACATCACATTATTTaaagcaactttgtagaagactttCTCGTAGATCTTGAAATGGCTAGAACAGAGCAATTCCAGCAATTTTGGTAGCTAAACTTCAAGGATATCTTTTCGGATAAAAAGCTGTTAACGTTTTAATTTTAGTAATAcgttcttttcaatttttttttcaaatttctgaGTGGGGCAAATGAAATTTTGTAACATTCTGGTTTTATTTAAAAGTGCAACTCGTGCTATTATATAGAAAATGGAGAAAAGTTATTTcttaaaattgaagaaagtaaGGTGAACACAATCTTCAGTAAAGTTAAAGGTAAGATATTTTAAGAAACCTTTGccattaaaatcattttttttgtctcataagtaaaactattttttcctTTGCAATCTCAGCAATTTCACATAAGTTTTGAAAACTCctaaatgtttttttaatgtaaatttttATCTGCATTGTAATTCAATTTCTATTTCAAATTATAATATCAATATacgacactttttttttttaaagtatggAAATGCTATAGGAAATAcaaagaaaataattttaatacataatagggaaaatttatgtttaaaatgAGGATGCTTAATAAATAGTGACATTTAAAAGTGTTCAGAATTTTCGCATAGGGTGGTACGTCGGTTGTTCAGCGAATTTACGAGATTCGATGTTAGTAGAAGCCTCTGAAAACGTCTTTATTGTTTACAATGCGGTTAAATTTTCTTAAGTGGTGCTCTCGAATTTTTCTGATGCACTTATTGCGGCTCTCATGGGCTTCTTCACTCAACATTGCCAGCGGAAATGCGGCGGATCTTATTATATCACTACTGTGTAATAGATGATAATATGGTGGTGTCAGGCCCAACAGATTTGTAGTAACGAACGCGAGTATGAGATGCTGTGTGAAAGTGAACATGTTCCTCTTACAACTGATGGTTTAGTGGAGGCGTGTAGAATTTTGATATCAGAGGATTAAAAATAAAGTATATCATGCACTGTATTGATAGAAACTTACCAATACATCTTTACTGTAAAAGTTAAACCTTAAGTAGTTTTGAAACCTATACAAAGAGTACTTTGCCGAAAAATTAAACCCGAGTGAATAAATCTTGAATCCATCAGGTACAGTTACTATTTATCAGTAAATCTAATAAATACTCACGTGCGATCAAATTTGGTATGATATGATGATATGATATAATCAGTAAATTTTATAagtacagttttttttattgcaaagttATCCTAAATTAACTTATCTATAACTTTACCGGAGCAGAAGTTCTACCAAACaaaaaaccttacttttttgacaaaatatgAGCAGATTAAAACCTATTTTATTTAGTTTCAGGAAACAatcttcatttttgcatatagacatatcttcatttttgcatataataaAGTACACGAGTTACTCTTCCAAATGAAACCAAAAGATATTCTTTTCATTTGCCCAATTCAGAGATATAAACATTTGGAAAAGGcgcttttttaaatttaaagcgTTAATCATCATTGAGCTTTTCACTCGTAAAAGATATCTTGTAAGTTCGACCATCAAGAGCTACATCTTTAAGGCTCTAAAAGTCATCTGAACATAACTTGActgcgaaaattgaaaaaaaaaaaactagaactaGCAACGTTCACTATAACGTTACTTGGAATCAAGTGATTTACAACTCTACTGAAAATAACGTAACATTTCTCCACAAAC
It includes:
- the LOC129717879 gene encoding uncharacterized protein LOC129717879 isoform X1, producing the protein MKVFAICFSLLLSLAVATAQRFGSPLSSFDLSSLTGDFGGPTAFAGQDFSSNQLTATSGRDPRQNRGPVVFPPPPNDGPMESSGVIVGASGYGFVPPNTPQKYRKKHPNHRHPVVYYRKPPRKPPPLPVRAGGIKKPLRPAAPLLPYKVSRPKALLEPKPSRHRRTQRPAPLITHRTHDSRVPWMKAADNPAADVVPVYIVNSDLHLR